In Prochlorococcus marinus XMU1411, one genomic interval encodes:
- a CDS encoding Bax inhibitor-1/YccA family protein, with protein sequence MPASSNFNQAIREAQTSSIVGPNVVQKALPYVGGGMVLTSLGVLAGISLIATNPGLFQPLSIVALIAELILFFIATSAANNANNAKALPLLTAFSLLTGFTLSGIVALAIGTIGIGSVGTAALATGITFVIASYTGQRMSDSVGQALSGVVGLGLIGLLIAMFVQLIGGFFAPGVFGGSGLELIIAGFGTVLFVAMSFVDFYTMPRRYNDDQYLAGALGMYLTYINLFVFILRLMIALQGGGRRD encoded by the coding sequence ATGCCTGCAAGTAGTAATTTCAATCAAGCTATTCGTGAAGCACAAACTAGTTCAATAGTTGGACCTAATGTTGTCCAAAAAGCTCTGCCCTATGTTGGAGGAGGTATGGTGCTAACCTCTTTAGGCGTTTTAGCAGGTATTTCACTCATAGCTACAAATCCAGGGCTTTTCCAGCCTCTATCAATAGTTGCTTTAATCGCAGAATTGATTTTATTTTTCATAGCTACAAGTGCTGCAAATAATGCAAATAATGCTAAGGCTTTGCCTTTATTAACAGCCTTTAGTTTGTTAACTGGATTCACCTTAAGTGGAATAGTTGCTCTAGCAATAGGAACAATTGGTATTGGTTCGGTCGGAACAGCTGCTTTAGCTACAGGTATAACTTTCGTTATTGCCTCTTACACTGGCCAAAGAATGAGTGATAGCGTTGGTCAAGCACTAAGTGGGGTAGTTGGCCTTGGGTTAATAGGACTGCTTATAGCAATGTTCGTCCAATTAATTGGAGGATTCTTTGCTCCAGGAGTTTTTGGAGGTTCAGGACTCGAATTGATAATCGCAGGATTTGGAACAGTATTGTTTGTTGCAATGTCTTTCGTCGATTTCTATACAATGCCAAGAAGATATAATGATGATCAATACCTTGCAGGGGCTTTAGGTATGTATTTAACGTATATAAACCTTTTTGTTTTTATATTGAGATTGATGATTGCACTTCAAGGCGGTGGAAGAAGAGACTAA
- a CDS encoding PhoH family protein, which translates to MKEVSKTGHFTIDLPSSDAATALSGPGNSFLKKFESLTGVSLTIRGLQLEMNGVISKIERASALVELTRPIWEQGIEVPEVDLKAALSSLNMGESSSHAELGKKVLARSKEGRYLRPRTIRQKEYVESIENFDLTFAIGPAGTGKTFLATVCAARLLNEKKIEKIVLTRPAVEAGENLGFLPGDLQQKVDPYLRPLFDSLHSIFGFDRTNSLIDKGIIEVAPLAFMRGRTLDNSLIILDEAQNTTCSQMRMFLTRLGDRSKMVVNGDITQIDLEKDQKSGLIEASRIFSETEGIKFCYLTIEDVVRHPLVQKIIEAYQ; encoded by the coding sequence ATGAAGGAAGTTTCCAAAACTGGTCACTTCACAATAGATTTGCCAAGCTCTGATGCTGCTACAGCATTATCTGGACCTGGTAATTCTTTTTTAAAAAAGTTTGAGTCTCTTACAGGAGTTTCTTTAACTATAAGAGGTTTACAACTTGAGATGAACGGTGTCATATCTAAAATTGAGAGAGCGTCAGCATTAGTAGAGCTGACAAGACCAATTTGGGAACAAGGGATAGAAGTCCCAGAGGTGGATCTTAAAGCGGCTTTAAGTTCTCTAAATATGGGAGAGTCGTCTTCACATGCTGAACTTGGAAAAAAGGTTCTTGCGCGTTCCAAAGAAGGAAGATATTTAAGACCAAGAACTATACGGCAAAAAGAATATGTTGAATCAATTGAAAACTTCGATCTCACCTTCGCAATTGGTCCAGCTGGAACTGGCAAGACATTTTTAGCAACTGTTTGTGCAGCAAGACTATTGAACGAGAAAAAAATTGAAAAAATTGTTTTAACAAGACCAGCTGTAGAAGCTGGAGAAAATTTAGGATTTCTGCCTGGTGATTTGCAACAAAAAGTAGATCCATATTTAAGACCCCTATTTGATTCTTTACATAGTATTTTCGGTTTTGATAGGACAAATTCGTTAATCGATAAAGGAATTATTGAAGTTGCTCCTTTGGCATTTATGAGAGGAAGAACCTTAGATAATTCTTTGATTATCTTGGATGAAGCACAAAACACAACTTGCTCTCAAATGCGAATGTTTTTAACCAGATTGGGTGATAGATCTAAAATGGTTGTAAACGGCGATATTACGCAAATTGATTTAGAAAAAGATCAGAAAAGCGGCCTTATTGAAGCATCAAGAATCTTTTCTGAAACTGAAGGTATAAAATTTTGTTATTTAACTATTGAAGATGTAGTTCGTCATCCTTTAGTTCAGAAAATTATTGAGGCTTATCAATAA
- the rpsP gene encoding 30S ribosomal protein S16, whose protein sequence is MIKLRLKRFGKKKEASFRIVACNSTSRRDGRPLQELGFYNPRTKETRLDTEALRTRLTQGAQPTDVVRSLLEKGGLLEKKERPSIAIGKAKIEKEKLAKVKTKDEGNDSSEAASDSDEAES, encoded by the coding sequence ATGATTAAACTGCGCCTTAAGCGCTTTGGAAAGAAAAAAGAGGCAAGTTTCAGAATTGTTGCATGCAATAGTACTTCCAGAAGAGATGGTAGACCTCTACAAGAACTAGGTTTTTATAACCCAAGAACTAAAGAAACTAGGCTTGACACAGAAGCTTTAAGAACAAGACTTACTCAGGGTGCTCAGCCAACTGATGTTGTAAGATCTTTATTAGAAAAAGGCGGTTTACTAGAAAAAAAAGAAAGACCTTCAATCGCTATTGGTAAGGCTAAGATTGAAAAGGAAAAATTAGCTAAAGTCAAAACTAAAGATGAAGGAAATGATAGTAGTGAAGCTGCAAGCGATAGTGATGAAGCTGAAAGCTAG
- the ffh gene encoding signal recognition particle protein, with protein sequence MFDELSSRFEDAIKGLRGEAKISENNINDALKEVKRALLDADVSLSVVKEFISDVKDKAIGEEVVRGVNPGQKFIEVVNKELINIMGNENSPLNENENSPTVILMAGLQGAGKTTATGKLGLYLKEKEKKVLLVAADIYRPAAVEQLKTLGSQYDLEVFSAKQKNSKPEEIAKEALNFASENDFNSIIIDTAGRLQIDDSMMSEMVRIKEVSNPDEVLLVVDSMIGQEAADLTKSFHEKVGISGAILTKLDGDSRGGAALSIRKISGKPIKFIGVGEKIEALQPFHPERMASRILGMGDVLTLVEKAQKEVELADAEAMQKKLQEATFDFNDFVKQMRLIKRMGSLGGLIKLIPGMNKIDDGMIKDGEDQLKKIESMISSMTLEEKQKPEVLAAQPSRRQRIAQGSGYKAKDVDKVLADFQRMRGFMKQMSNGGMPGMGGMPGMGGMPGMGGMPGMGGMPGMSGNKPMKKQKNNKKKKGFADL encoded by the coding sequence ATGTTTGATGAACTCTCGTCACGCTTTGAAGATGCAATAAAGGGTTTAAGAGGCGAAGCAAAAATTAGTGAAAATAACATTAACGATGCCTTGAAGGAGGTAAAAAGAGCACTCCTTGATGCAGATGTTAGTTTGTCTGTAGTAAAAGAGTTTATATCAGATGTTAAAGATAAAGCTATTGGAGAAGAAGTAGTTAGGGGTGTTAACCCAGGTCAAAAATTTATAGAAGTTGTAAATAAAGAATTGATTAACATTATGGGGAATGAAAATTCTCCATTAAACGAAAATGAAAATAGTCCTACAGTTATTTTGATGGCTGGACTTCAGGGAGCTGGTAAAACAACTGCAACAGGAAAATTAGGACTTTATTTGAAGGAAAAAGAAAAAAAAGTTCTTTTGGTTGCTGCAGATATTTATCGACCAGCAGCTGTAGAGCAGCTTAAAACATTGGGAAGTCAATATGACTTGGAAGTTTTTTCAGCTAAACAAAAAAATAGCAAACCAGAAGAGATAGCAAAGGAAGCATTGAATTTTGCAAGTGAAAATGATTTTAATTCGATAATTATTGATACCGCAGGAAGACTACAAATTGATGATTCCATGATGAGTGAAATGGTTCGAATAAAAGAAGTTTCTAATCCTGATGAAGTTTTGCTTGTTGTTGATTCAATGATTGGGCAAGAAGCTGCGGACTTAACAAAGTCATTTCATGAAAAAGTAGGAATTTCAGGGGCGATATTAACTAAGTTGGATGGAGACTCAAGAGGAGGTGCTGCTTTATCAATAAGAAAAATAAGTGGTAAACCAATCAAATTTATAGGTGTAGGTGAAAAAATAGAGGCACTGCAACCATTTCATCCAGAGAGAATGGCTAGCAGAATTTTAGGCATGGGTGATGTATTGACACTTGTTGAAAAAGCTCAAAAAGAAGTTGAACTTGCTGATGCAGAAGCGATGCAAAAGAAACTTCAAGAAGCGACTTTTGATTTTAATGATTTTGTTAAGCAAATGAGATTAATTAAAAGGATGGGATCTCTTGGTGGATTGATTAAATTGATTCCTGGAATGAATAAAATCGATGATGGGATGATAAAAGATGGAGAAGATCAACTTAAGAAAATAGAATCTATGATCTCTTCAATGACTCTTGAGGAAAAACAAAAACCTGAGGTTCTTGCTGCTCAGCCTTCAAGGAGACAAAGAATCGCTCAAGGTAGCGGTTATAAAGCAAAAGATGTAGATAAAGTCTTAGCTGATTTTCAAAGAATGAGAGGCTTTATGAAACAAATGTCGAACGGAGGAATGCCAGGAATGGGAGGAATGCCAGGAATGGGAGGAATGCCAGGAATGGGAGGAATGCCAGGAATGGGAGGAATGCCTGGAATGAGTGGTAATAAACCGATGAAAAAACAAAAAAATAATAAGAAGAAAAAAGGGTTTGCTGATTTATAG
- a CDS encoding IMS domain-containing protein, with translation MELPLDHFRLIGVSPSATSEEILRAFQLRLDKTPDEGFTYEVLTQRSELLRLTADLLTDPESRREYDNLLLNGASGLEFSTNREVAGLILLWESGSPKEAFKFARKALQPPQTPALGSSREADLTLLAALTSRDSAIQEQQVRCYSNAADFLHEGIQLLQRMGKLSERRKELEEDLLSLLPYRILDLLSRDLSDQESHKKGLSMLENLIIKRGGLEGNNKSEYGDYLNQQEFEAFFKQIKPYLTLQEQIELFLELQKRGSLEAGFLAFLSLTAIGFSRRKPEKLFEARKILKKLNLSGLDSMPLLGCLDLLLADIDQASTRFSSSSDENLQDWLNNNPGNKLEAMCIFCKNWLENDVLVGYRDIDSKEVDLDSWFEDREIQEFIEKLEKKSNKIAIRSNLQNQQIESESSTKITEDFNNLLGNNDERRLPWPGGIKQDYEKVEIKENEFNEEYFKKKPIEFYNLLIEKIAELKFGFGEFLKDKEIFNRSPYLTYIYAFLILFAFGIGIGFLRNNFKKSIQEEAIAEKPLIVIDKNQKINDKDIIQKIKKNPSSKLNSIPEKSTSIAYELKELYTPSPSLKDIRNLINGWLISKSNYLAGKSEINLSKIVRKGLIDRTIEERQNDIKKGIYKEINSQILKIDLESQTSSRIVVLVELNYLEKIVKNSGEFVNETSLNPLKVKYIFGFSNKSWKLVDFVSGL, from the coding sequence TTGGAACTTCCTTTAGACCATTTTCGTTTAATTGGCGTAAGCCCCTCTGCTACATCTGAGGAAATATTAAGGGCATTTCAATTACGTTTGGATAAAACCCCTGATGAAGGTTTTACTTATGAAGTTTTAACCCAAAGATCTGAGTTGCTTCGCCTAACTGCTGATTTGCTTACAGATCCAGAAAGCAGAAGAGAGTACGACAATTTGTTACTCAATGGAGCTTCTGGATTGGAGTTTTCTACTAATAGAGAAGTGGCAGGATTAATACTTCTTTGGGAATCAGGTTCTCCAAAAGAAGCATTTAAATTTGCTAGAAAAGCTTTGCAGCCTCCACAAACTCCAGCATTAGGAAGTAGTAGAGAAGCCGATCTAACTTTATTAGCGGCTCTAACATCAAGAGATTCTGCAATTCAAGAACAACAGGTTAGATGCTATTCAAACGCTGCAGATTTTTTACATGAGGGTATACAACTTCTTCAAAGGATGGGAAAACTTAGTGAAAGAAGGAAAGAACTTGAAGAAGATTTGCTCTCTCTTCTTCCTTACAGAATTCTTGATTTACTTAGTAGGGATTTAAGTGATCAGGAATCTCATAAGAAAGGTTTAAGTATGTTGGAAAATTTAATAATCAAAAGAGGTGGCTTGGAAGGTAATAATAAATCTGAATATGGAGATTATCTAAATCAGCAAGAATTTGAAGCTTTTTTTAAACAAATAAAGCCGTACTTAACATTGCAAGAACAGATAGAGTTGTTTCTTGAATTACAAAAAAGAGGATCATTAGAAGCAGGATTTCTAGCTTTTCTATCATTAACGGCAATTGGGTTTTCAAGAAGAAAGCCGGAGAAATTATTTGAAGCGAGGAAAATTTTAAAGAAACTAAATTTATCTGGTCTTGATTCAATGCCTCTTCTTGGCTGTTTAGACTTGCTGTTAGCAGATATTGATCAAGCCTCCACAAGGTTTTCTAGTAGTTCTGATGAAAATTTACAAGATTGGCTGAATAATAATCCAGGCAATAAGTTAGAAGCTATGTGTATTTTTTGCAAGAATTGGTTAGAAAATGATGTTTTAGTTGGTTATAGAGATATTGACTCAAAAGAGGTAGATTTAGATTCTTGGTTTGAAGATAGGGAAATTCAAGAATTTATTGAGAAATTAGAAAAGAAATCAAATAAAATTGCAATTAGGTCAAATCTTCAGAACCAACAGATTGAGAGTGAATCCTCCACAAAAATAACTGAAGATTTTAATAATTTATTGGGCAATAACGATGAAAGGAGATTACCTTGGCCTGGTGGTATAAAACAAGATTATGAAAAGGTTGAGATCAAAGAAAACGAATTCAATGAGGAATACTTTAAGAAAAAACCAATAGAGTTTTATAACCTTTTAATTGAAAAAATTGCCGAATTAAAGTTTGGTTTTGGCGAATTTTTGAAAGATAAAGAGATTTTTAATCGGTCACCTTATTTAACTTATATTTATGCGTTTTTGATTTTATTTGCATTTGGTATTGGTATTGGATTTTTAAGAAATAATTTCAAAAAATCAATTCAAGAGGAAGCTATTGCTGAAAAACCTTTAATTGTCATAGATAAAAATCAAAAGATTAATGATAAAGATATCATTCAAAAAATAAAAAAAAATCCTTCAAGCAAATTGAATTCTATTCCTGAGAAATCTACTTCAATTGCCTATGAATTGAAAGAACTTTATACCCCTTCACCTTCTTTGAAAGATATTAGGAATTTAATTAATGGATGGCTTATAAGTAAAAGTAATTACTTGGCTGGAAAGAGTGAAATTAATCTTTCTAAGATTGTTAGGAAAGGTTTGATTGATCGAACAATAGAAGAACGGCAGAACGATATCAAGAAGGGTATATATAAAGAAATTAATTCCCAAATACTTAAGATTGATTTGGAATCGCAAACTTCATCTAGGATAGTTGTTTTAGTTGAATTAAATTATCTAGAGAAAATAGTCAAAAATTCTGGAGAATTTGTCAATGAAACATCATTGAATCCTCTTAAAGTTAAATATATTTTCGGCTTTTCAAATAAATCATGGAAATTGGTTGATTTCGTGAGCGGCTTGTAA
- the pdhA gene encoding pyruvate dehydrogenase (acetyl-transferring) E1 component subunit alpha, with product METHVERISNLQDIQKAKLDRETGLYLFEDMTLGRRFEDKCAEMYYRGKMFGFVHLYNGQEAISTGVIGAMKRKHDWFCSTYRDHVHALSAGVPSFEVMSELFGKATGCSKGRGGSMHLFSKEHHLLGGYAFIGEGIPVALGAAFSSKYKKEVVGNKDSDAVTAAFFGDGTCNNGQFFECLNMAQLWKLPIIFVVENNKWAIGMAHDRATSNPEIWRKASAFGMHGEEVDGMDVLAVRGAAQRAIKRARAGEGPTLLECLTYRYRGHSLADPDELRSEKEKEFWGKRDPIKKLAKEIIDGKFATEEELKSIEKKIDTEISDSVKNALEAPEPPSQELTKYIWAED from the coding sequence TTGGAAACACACGTAGAGAGAATCTCAAATCTTCAAGACATACAAAAAGCCAAATTAGATCGAGAAACCGGATTGTATCTTTTTGAAGACATGACACTTGGTCGAAGATTTGAAGATAAGTGTGCAGAAATGTACTACAGGGGGAAAATGTTTGGTTTCGTTCATTTATATAACGGTCAAGAGGCTATTAGCACTGGAGTAATTGGTGCGATGAAAAGGAAACATGATTGGTTTTGTAGTACCTACCGTGATCATGTCCATGCACTAAGTGCAGGTGTTCCCTCTTTTGAAGTAATGAGCGAGCTTTTTGGTAAAGCTACAGGTTGTAGTAAAGGCCGAGGAGGATCCATGCATTTATTTTCAAAAGAGCATCACTTATTGGGAGGATATGCATTTATTGGAGAGGGAATTCCAGTTGCTCTTGGAGCAGCCTTCTCAAGTAAATATAAAAAGGAAGTTGTTGGTAATAAAGATAGTGATGCAGTAACTGCAGCATTCTTTGGAGATGGGACTTGCAATAATGGACAATTTTTTGAATGTTTAAATATGGCCCAACTATGGAAATTACCCATAATTTTTGTTGTTGAGAATAATAAATGGGCTATTGGGATGGCTCACGACAGAGCAACCAGCAATCCTGAAATCTGGAGAAAAGCTTCTGCTTTTGGGATGCATGGTGAGGAAGTTGATGGGATGGATGTATTAGCAGTGAGAGGAGCAGCACAAAGAGCGATAAAACGTGCTAGAGCAGGAGAAGGCCCCACTCTTTTAGAGTGCTTAACTTACAGATATAGAGGGCATTCCCTCGCAGATCCTGATGAACTAAGATCTGAAAAAGAGAAAGAGTTTTGGGGGAAAAGAGATCCAATCAAAAAATTAGCTAAAGAAATTATTGATGGTAAATTTGCAACGGAAGAAGAACTAAAAAGTATTGAAAAGAAAATAGATACAGAAATATCAGATTCTGTTAAAAATGCTTTAGAAGCACCTGAGCCGCCTTCACAAGAGTTAACAAAATATATCTGGGCCGAAGATTAG
- a CDS encoding RpoD/SigA family RNA polymerase sigma factor, translating into MVSSIQTQAEPQKRRSNDPISWYLQNIGRVPLLTPAEEIELGNQVQKMMILTEDGLLNEKNKEFTTQEKRTIKIGRRAKERMMKANLRLVVSVAKKYQGKGLELLDLVQEGSLGLERAVEKFDPTRGYKFSTYAFWWIRQSMTRAIACQSRTIRLPVHLSERLASIRKVSRELAHKLGAMPSRIEIAEAMDIDVEELDSVLRQALSTSSLDAPVNGDDGRSFLGDLIADSNNEEPLDQVEQKMHQEQLGKWLSHLSEQEQHVLKLRFGLDGNERHTLAEIGRLLEVSRERVRQVELKALRKLRNLTRKLPSGI; encoded by the coding sequence ATGGTTTCATCAATACAAACTCAAGCAGAACCACAAAAAAGAAGGAGTAATGATCCAATTAGTTGGTATTTGCAAAATATCGGTAGAGTTCCTTTATTAACTCCGGCTGAAGAAATTGAATTGGGAAATCAAGTCCAGAAAATGATGATACTTACAGAAGATGGTTTATTAAATGAAAAAAATAAAGAATTTACAACGCAGGAAAAAAGAACAATAAAAATCGGGAGAAGAGCTAAAGAGAGAATGATGAAAGCTAATTTAAGACTAGTTGTAAGCGTGGCTAAAAAATACCAAGGTAAAGGACTCGAACTTCTTGATTTAGTTCAGGAAGGCTCTCTTGGTTTAGAGAGGGCTGTTGAAAAATTTGATCCGACAAGAGGATACAAATTTTCTACTTATGCTTTTTGGTGGATTCGACAAAGTATGACAAGAGCAATTGCTTGTCAATCACGCACGATTCGTTTACCAGTTCATTTAAGCGAGAGACTGGCTTCTATAAGAAAAGTTAGTAGGGAACTAGCACATAAACTTGGTGCTATGCCAAGCAGAATTGAAATTGCAGAAGCAATGGATATTGACGTGGAAGAATTAGATTCTGTTTTAAGACAAGCTTTGTCCACAAGTAGCTTAGATGCTCCAGTTAATGGTGATGACGGCAGGAGCTTTTTAGGTGATTTAATTGCAGATAGTAATAATGAAGAACCCTTAGATCAAGTTGAACAGAAAATGCATCAAGAGCAACTTGGGAAGTGGTTAAGTCATTTAAGCGAGCAGGAGCAACATGTTCTTAAATTAAGGTTTGGACTAGATGGCAATGAAAGACATACACTTGCTGAAATTGGAAGATTATTAGAAGTTTCTCGGGAAAGAGTTAGGCAGGTTGAACTCAAGGCATTAAGAAAATTAAGAAATTTAACCAGAAAACTACCCAGTGGTATTTAA